Genomic DNA from Equus asinus isolate D_3611 breed Donkey chromosome 10, EquAss-T2T_v2, whole genome shotgun sequence:
tggctgtccagttttcccaacgccatatattgaagaaactatcttaTCTCCaatgtatgttcttggcacctttgttgaatattagctgtccatggatgtgcaGTTTCATTtcagggctttcagttctgttccattgacctgtgtgcctTTGTTGTACCAGTACCATGGCATTTTGATCacaatggctttgtagtacattttgaagtcagggattgtgatacttccagctttgttcttttttctcaggattgcattagcaattcagggtctttggttacccatatgaattttaggattctttgttctatttccatgaagaacatcattgggattctgattgggattgcactgaatctgtagatggctttgagtagcatggacattttaactgtgtttattcttccaatacatgtgcatagaatctctttatgtcattgtcaaTTTATTTCAGTagtgtctcatagttttcattgtataaggccttcacctacttggttaaatttattcctgggtaatttattcttttagttgtgattgtaaatggaattatattcttgagttctctttctgtaagtttgttattggagtatagaaaagcagttgatttttgtaagttgattttgtacactgCAACTTTCCTGTAGGTGCTAATTATTTCTGTTagtttctgatggattctttgaggttttctatatataagatcatgtcgtctgcaaacagtgagagtttcacttcttcactccctatttggattcttcttattcctttctcttgcttaattgctctggccaaaacctccagtactatgttgaataagagtagtggatagcaggcatccttgtcctgttcctgttctcaggggatggcattcagtttttgcccattgagtatgatattggctgtgggtttgtcatatatggcctttattgtgttgaggtaatttccttctatccccattttcttgagaatttttatcataaatctttgttggatcttatcaaatgctttctctgcatcaattgagatgatcatgtgttttttttcctcaatttgttgatgtggtgtatcatattgattgatttgcagatgttgaaccatccctatatCCCCattagaaatcccacttgatcatgatgtatgatccttttgatgtattgctgaatttggttcaccaaaatttttttgagggcttttgcatctttgttcatcagtgatattggcctgtagtttcctttttcgtgctgtccttgtgaGGCTTTGATATcggagtgatgttggcctcataaaatgagttaggaagtgttccatcttccctaattttttggaatagcttgagaaggataggtattaaattctcTGTGAAAGTTTGGCAGAAGTGCCCTGGGAGAccctctggtcctggggttttattctttggcatgcttttgattactgtttcaatctctttccttgtgattggcctattcaggtcatctgtttcttcttgattcagctttagaaggttgtaagagtctaagaatttatccatttcctctagattatccgttttgttggcatatagtatttcatattattctcttaaaatttgtatttctgtggtgtccattgttgtttttcctctttcatttctaattttgtttatctgagctttctctctttttttctttgtaaatctggctaggagtttgtcagttttatttatcttctcaaagaaccagctctttgttttattgatcctttctactgccttttttgtttcaatagaatTATTTCTGCTAtgagttttattgtttctctccttaTTCTcgctttgggttttgtttcttcttctttttctgatttggttaggtgtagtttgagattatttatttggaattgttcttgtttgttaaggtgtccctgtattgccatgaatttccatcttaatatggcttttgctgcatcccatatgagttggtatggtatattatcattttattttgtctccagatattttttgatttctccataaATTTCtacaatgatccattgcttgttcagtagcatgttgtttagtctccacatctttgtcgttttctcagctttttgcttgtaattaatttgtagttttatagcattgtcatcagaaaagatgcttgttattgtttcaattttcttaaatttattgaggcttgccttgttttccaacatatggtctatccttgagaatgttgcgtgtgcacttgagaagaatgtgtattctggtgtttttggatggagtcttTTCTATATGTCTATAAAGTCCacctggtttagcttttcatttaattccatggtttccttgtttattttatgtCTACATGATCAATCCATTTATGTGAGCagaatgttgaggtcccctagtaatattgtgttattattaatatcttcttttaggtttgctaatagttgccttttgaactttggtgctcctgtgttgggggcatagatatttatgtattgtttcttcttgatggagtgtccctttgaggATTATTTACCGCCCCTCTTATCTTACCTGTATTatcttgaagtcttctttgtctgatataagtattgcaacacctgctttcttttgtttgccattagcttggagtatcgtcttccatcccttcactctgagcctgtgtttgtcattggagctaaggtgtgtttcctggaggcagcatattgttgggtcttgttctttaatacatctcaccactctgtgtgtttttattgcagatttcaatccatttacatttacggtgattattgatatatgaaggcttaatgctctcattttatcactcatttccCGGTTtgcctgcatttcctttgtgtcttgtcctgtgtgttttggtctacccattgaattatgtagttttttatgatgtgtttctttgttttctacttatttattctttgtgtctctggtTGCCCTTTTGTTTAGttgttaccctgaggtttgtattcagaatctcatgtataagatagtccattttctgaggcctcttatttccttactctaagctgattcagtccctttcctcctcccctcctaagtcgTTTTTGTCATATCTATTCCATCTCGTGAGTTTGTcattaaaatgacaggattatctttgtttttggtgttttccttctctttagcttcatgctatacttgagtattcactatcctattctgattctgtctacctatttatcccCATACTCTGTGTCTTGtgaccctttctcccttttttttttcaggtatgagggcagtcttgaggatttcttgttgggGGGTGTCTTgtgctatgaagtcccttagcttttgtttgcctgggaaagtttttatttctccctcatatctgaaggatatttttgctgcttagagtattcctggctgaatatttttgtcttttaaagatttgaatttcttgttccattctctcctaccTTGTAAAGCTTCTGAAGAGAAATctcctgaaagcctgataggggttcctttgtaagttattttcttctgccttgctgaccttagtattctttctttgtcattcattttttccagtttcactactatacgCCTTGCAGTAGATTTTTTTGCATTGACAAATCTAGATCTGGAAGCCtattccacacagatttccctctctttccctaggtttggaagttctctgctattatttctttgaacatgctttctgctccattatccttctgtaatacctataattcttatgttacattTGCTCATTGAGTTGCATGTTTcctggagactttcttcatttatttttaatcttagttctctgtcctcctctgtctggagcattctATCCTGTCTATCTTCTATTATGCTAATATACTCTTCTATCATGTCTACTCTagtgttcagggaatctgtattttgttttatttcttccattgtttctttcatctctaatatttctgattgattcttctttatagtttcaatctcttttgtaaagtagCTCCTGAAcgcattgaattgtttctctacattctcttttaccttgttgattttttttgtgatAGCTATTTGGAAGTcgttgtcatttagattacatatttttgtgtcctcaggactgaattctgggtgaTTGTCGTTTTTTCTGttgtctggagatttgatgtaatGTCTGATATTGCTAGATATGGGTCAGGTCTTAtgcatcctgatattatttggttgcagttaccacctatcaccactgAGTGGGGGTTGAGAGCTGTGTAGTCTGAGTCCTCTTCCTTCAGCTGTGATCCCAGCAGGGGAGTGGACAtggtgtgggtggggggagggggcgctATGTCCTGACTTAAGCTATTAACAATTTTGTGAGATACCCATTtgtgaacaaaaatgaaacatttactttACTCCCTATCTGATCCCTCTATAATTCAGAAAATCTcagtgaatattcttattttcacttatatAAATCATCAGGCcaagtttttaatatataaaaagaagttttactgtgattatcttAGTAAAAGAGAGGATAATtgtggagagaaaaattatgttgcACTATTTTAGATGTTGGATTCTAGTCTTGTTAATTGTCTTGAGGTTTTTATATACCTATAGACAGGGCTCCTGTGGCCTAAGGTACTGCCCTTGGTCTTGCTGACTGCTCACAGTGCCCTCTTTGTGAAACATGAACTGACCCCATATGAAATGGTCAATGACAGATCAGTGTCTGTTGCTCCACAAACTTCTGCTATCCGTTGTTGTCTTATGCTAGTATGACCAGCTACTGTAATTCCTAATGTCTATACTCAAGTATATCATCAACAGGATAAAGAAGCTTTCCTGGATTCCAGTTTAAAGGATTCTGCATTTCACATGTGTGTTCAATCGAAGCTTTAGTACCTAACTTACAACAAAGCTACACCTATGATGTTGTTCAAGTAGTAGGAATAGGGACCACTTAAAATTCTAccagatggggccagcctggtggtgcagcaattaagttcacacattccacttcttggtggcctggggttcgccagttcagaccctgggtgtggacatggcaccacttggcaaaagccatgctgtggtaggcataccacgtataaaatagaggaagatgggcatggatattacctcggggccagtcttcctcagcaaaaagaggaagactggcagtagttagctcagggctaatcttcctcgaaaaaaaatagaaacttaaaaaaaaattctaccagAATTCTCCCTGCTGGGGAAAGATGgattttattatcaaataattCTTTCTAGACCTTTATAACCACTCAAATTTGTGAATTCCGACAAGTCCTGTGGCTATGGCCCAAACTGCAATGGACCCACAAACTTTCTTCTACATAGCTTATAACAACCACACCCATGAAAACAAATATATGGTAGATGGGTAAAGGGAAATTTTGTTGGGAAGCTTTACAAAATACCTCTGGCATTCTTTCTGACCTGTATTGTAATCAAAGTacgttttattataattttactgCTATTTGGTGTAATACTATCTTTGCTAGTAAAATACAACTGCCTAAAGATAATAAAACCTATACTAATATTGATATTGATGATCAAATGATTTGGGAATCAGAATTACATCCACCACAATATATACTTTCAATGCAATATATCTTGCCTGAAAAATCATTACAAGTGACAACTGAACATCGTGTTACTGTATTAAACCAGTCTGCCCAAACTTATCATAAAGCATACATAACAGTGGTTAAAGGAGACAACCAAATACTTAAATCAGTACAAAATTACCAAGATATCCATAATGGGTTCTTTGGCTTCTTCTCTTGTCTCTTTAAATCTGTGCCTACTCCATATTGGCTACTTCAAATACTAtgattagtttatttttattgttattatatcTGTTCTATAAGTGTTATAAACAATGCAATCATAAAAAGTCCTACCAAAACACACATACAATGTTTGCATGAAAATTTGACCTAAttgaaaatacatataacatataaaatTACTTCCCCTGTCAGTGTGTATCTCTATGATTGACAATTACATTTAGCtatttctctccagtgtggattaCTAGGTAGGTCAATTAAAAAATACCCCAGCTCCAGGAACATGATGGACCTAGGGCAGGAAACAACCACCCTGGCATCGAGGGGCAATAATTGCTCATCTatgctttctatcaaaagattaATAATTCAAAGAAtgaaatgataagaaaaaatttatatactGAAGTTAAAGGAGAAGCCATTCTGGTTTGAACTTGATTTGGCCTGAATTTTATTTGGACCAAAGAAGACTGACTAACAGCATGTCAAACATATACTGTACCTCTGCTTTAATCATTACCCTAAGGTTAAGAATGTACTCTTTGAAGCGAAGAATTAATGTCTCCTTTCCTATGACATCAGGGCCATGTTAACCTGCTGTGCACGTGCTAATCTGTCATGAACATCTtcttgaacacttgaaggaaggTAACCCTGTCATGTTTGATGTATGTATCTTTATTTCGAAATGGTTATAACTGTGGTGAAAATCATTCTTCTCCAGAGTGCTTTCTTCCCTTGAGAAGGATGCAACTCTCGGGTTATATTCCACAATTTGGCTGGAATAAAACTCTCTTCTGTACTATAGAATTATTGTGGGTTACTTGCATCACACCCTAATAGTGAGCAGAGATTCTTTTCCccacaatatatttacttattcacTAAATCTCGGAAAACTTATTAAGTAATTTCGGAACCTGAACCCACACCACTAAATGACAAGCTGAAGTTCAAAACCtttgtttacagtttttctttattgtgagAATATATAGCCAAAATTTTGTGTTTGAGAATTACTTAGGTTGGTTACTTTATGTTCCCCTTTAGTCTAATTAAAGTAGTAATTTGCAAAATAGTTAGGTTTTTATGTTTTACTTCATTCTACTTTGGTTTATTCCCCACcgtctatttattttttagtagGTAAAAGAAATAACATAGTCAAAACTATAACAATGAATTCACTCATCTCCCCATCTTTTCTACCCCATTCCCACTCAGCTCCAGTAAGTAAGAAATCTTATTAGTTTCTGACTTATTCTgcttgtgtttcattttgttcaaTGGGCCTATACATATATGTTTCTATTCCCTTAATTTTTACACAAAAATAGCATGCTAAGGGTGCTTTTTTgtacattgttctttttttcaatttaacaATATATTCTGGAAATCCCTCTATATTGAATCATAGATATCTTTGTCATCATTTTTTCACAACTGCGAAGTACTCAATTTCATTGATGTTCCATAGAGTTTTGTTTTGGAGTCCTAGAATGAGATAGTTGTGATGAATGTATTAAACGCCACTGAGTTTTATACCTCAAATGGttagatggtaaatttcatgccATGTATATTCTACTACAATGGCAATATTTTAAGGACAAAGTAAGAAAGAATCTCCACAGAAAGCACAGAAAagagttataaaataataataatttatgagTAATTAACTAATAGATGCAGAATGAAATGGcaaaatatatacttaaataataaaaagagagtaagagaaaagaaatatgaaccacatatttcaaatagaaaacataataatatggaaaatataaattcaaatagATAATGATGACATTAGATGCTAATATGTGAAATTCTCCAGTAAAATAATGATTCTCAATCTATTTAAAAAGATCCAAAGGCAACTTTACACTATGAAAAACAGGCACCCCACAGATGTAAGGACATAGAGAATTTTAAAGCAAAGTGATGGAAAAGAAATACCATGTAAACAGtgaccaaaagaaagctggtctATCTACACTAACATCAAAAGAATTAGATGAGATGTTAAGGTTGGAGCCACTGCAGAGATAAAGAGGAATTTCTCCTAATTAAAAATGCATTAGTGTGCTGTTAAATGCATGCAAAATgactctctctttttattttacaaagccTTGCTTTGTcacattttcaaatttccatAGTGTGATTATTCCTATTATGGCTGATTTCAATCTACAAACATGATATCACTGAATGTGGAGTTGGAAATAAGTGTGCCCAATCAGGTTGAAGCTAATGCAAGCCTACTTCAGCACACCATGACATAAAAGAATCAGTCTACCAGGAGCAGATCGTGATGCTAAATCTGTGTATCCTAAATAATACAGCATAAAGAATACATAAGCAAAAACCTGACATATCTAAAAGGAGAACAAGGCAAACACACAATATAATTGTGCCACATGCTTTATATAAGATTTTGTACATAtctcataagaaatgatgaacaagtagagaaaaataaccagaataaagaatatttataaatccAAGTAGCAAAATGGACCCAGTAAACATGTTAATAACACTATACATGAGAGTAGAATGcatattatttaaaagttatttggaGTTTTCAACCTCACAATAATTTTTGGAGGTGCATCTCATTGTGCATGACTGCAATAAGAGGATTTAGTGATGGCCACTTCAAGAAGCTAGcctattgataaatatttttagggCCCGTTTTATATCTCTGTTCCTCAGACTATATatgaaggggttcagcatgggggtaACAGCTGTATACATGACTGAAGCAATTATATCTTTGCCATTGGGGCCCCCTGatgaagagaaaaagtaaacacCTGCAACTGTTCCATAGTATAAAAACACCACAAAGAGATGGGAACCACAGgtagaaaatactttaaagagTCTCTTCTTGGAGGGCACCCTCAGGATGGTGGCCAAAATCCAGATATATGACACCAAGATGCTGCCCAATGGCAAGAAGAATAGCATTCCTCCCTCAGTGAAGATGACAAGCTCATTGATGGAGATGTCTGAGCAGCTCATCTTCAGGAGCACAGTGAGGTCACAGTAAAAGTGGGGGATGGCATTGTTAGCACAGAAGGACAGTTGGACCAAGAGGAATGTGTGCAACAGAGCATGTGCACAACTGAAGAACCAGGACCCAGCTACTAATGAGACACATAGCTCCTGTCTCATAAGAGTTGTGTAGTGCAGTGGCTGACAGATAGCCACATATCTGTCATATGCCATTACTGCAAGAAGGAAATTGTCTAGacaaccaaaaacaaagaagaaacacaTTTGAGAGATGCACTGCACAAAGGGGATAGATTTTTCCTGAGTCTGCATGTTCACGAGCATCTTTGGAATTGTGACAGATGAAAGGGAAatgtcagagaaggccaagtgactaaggaagaagtacatgggagtaTGGAGGGAAGAGTCCAGCCTGATAAGCAGGATGATGAGCAGATTCCCCAGCATCATTGTCAAGTACATCATCAGGAACAGCGCGAAGAATATGCCATGCTGCTCTGGTGGAATGGAgagccccaggaggaggaaaTCAGACACACtgctctggttctcaggcctcatACTACTTTTCCATATGCTGAACATGTAGAGGGGTTTGGAATCTCAGGAACCTAGAAAGGATGATCAGGACCAATGCATCTCATACTCTAATCCTCTGGGCagcaattaatttttaaacatattcatAAATTTTTAATACCTTTTGATGCATGCATCTTCACTCTCTCCAAGTCTAGCTCCAGGAAAATATCACACTCAGAAGCAGCCAACGAGACCTCATTGCACAGAAGCAGGAGAGTGTTCATTgttttattcacttattatttattgaatattgaatCTGAACATAGACTTCTACCAAAGGCTGagaattcagcagtgaacaagaaaggcaaggtccctgccctctgcAAATGTATATCTTGATGAGTATAGAGGGATACTTCACTACACCTAGTCCAAGCCAAATCATAATAATTGACTGTGGCAGAAATAGTAGATGGACCACCACAAATTGATATCAGTTGCTTCTGCTTTAAAATAACATTAGAATCCAGAACCAAGGCACTGTTGCTGGAGAATTGTCACACACCTCCAGTGAATCTGGCTGAGTTTCAGTGACCTACAGCTGTAAACTCATGGTTATTCCAGAAGTGGTGGTCATTTAAAAATGCTGTCCAATGCTAGAATAGCTAGCAAACAAGAATACTACACGAACTATCTTTCATAAGAATTGTGAACATTTTGGTGAACATTTGGGTTCAGGTTCAGGACTTTACCTACACTTCCTAATTAAATCCACCCATCAGCGTTACattcacagattttaaaaaatcttttcaagtGCAATAAGAATGGGTATTCTTTCACCTATTTTAGCTCTTCAGGAACAGAAACATAAATGATATAAAttacacacacccacatatatgtatatacacataaactATATATATTGACATTTTCTGTaggttaaaaataatgaaatattgatGACTTCATGCAGTTCTCTATAATAGGTCTGTGTGATCAGAGTGCATGCTCTCAACCACTCATATAGAAACTTCCTTCATCATTGGTTGGGAACACCAGACATCCAGTGTTATTTTAGCACTACAAGGAAGCCAAAGTAGttcaaaattttcttatttttggtcCCTAAATGAAAATAGGTCCACTCATTTATATTGATCaattttacaatttacaaaagACTCTCACATTCATTACCATTTATCCAAACCAACACTTATTGAGGACCTATATGCTTCTTGAAGCAAGTGTAATTCCttccattttataaattgaaaacTGAAGCCATGGatttaagtgattttcccaagtTCTCACCACCATTTACTGGGGTTCTGCACTCTAACTTCACAGTGCATTATGttcatttgtctttgtctgggACATTAAGTGAAGGGTCAAGACACTCTGAGTGATACAGTCACTCTCATTATATGATAATCATAGCAGGCAATCAGAGGAGAAACAGGGAGTTGCTAGGAGCATAGGTTATGTCAGCCAATGATGCACCAGAGGAAAGTACTGAAGGAAATATTTGAGTCATGGGGGAAAAGAAGccccaaacacacatacaaatcacacaaacagacacacatacaaatcacacaaacacacacacatcgaTGCTAATCTGAAGATTCATGTCACCTGTGATCAGTTCCCATCCTAAGGTAAGGAGAGCCAGTATGTATTTCAGTTCATAAAcattatatgcatacatacaagTTATAAATAACATGAAAAGTGAGACACACAACACAAAATGATACACAATTCACCCACACCCACACTTACAATGAATATCAACACATCTGACACATGGCACACCTGGTAAACACTCAACTCCCCACATATACGTAAATCATCATTATACATACACATCACCAAAAAGACACAAAGCCACACCCAATGCAAAAATCCTACAAGAAACACATACAAACGCACATGCACACTCAACCAAATACTCCCTACAACAAGCAGCATACACACTCTCATTACTCAGAGGTATGAGTCTGCCCCTTCTGACCTATACCCTTCCTTGGGAAGGCAATTAGCATAAGACAGTTAAGCCTATTCACACAGGCACAGTCATTAAACTACCACCAACTCAGGCAGGTCATAACATACACATGGTAACATACACAcaggaaaaagcaaacaataCACATTCCCACTCTCACGCACAAGTGTGACACCCACAAAAACAGCTCACACATTCACTAGCACACACTGCTGAGTGGAGGTTTGAGCCCTCTCTGTCCTAGGTTCTTTGATGAGGTAGGGCATGTTCTTCTCCATAGTGGAAACAACAATCTCACTCCCGAGCCTGAGCTCTCATCTGCTCAGCTGTGATGCAAGTATTTAATACCACAGGCATGAATCAGGGGTTGCTAAAAACACTTTGTGAGGCTGATAAATTGGTCTACTTGCACTAAAACAGAGCCTAGATTGAGTCTAACTCAAGAAAGAATCAGACCATGAGTCAGATACAtagtacacaaacacacatacacacacacatgcacaactaTCATACAATGCAAACACAAGcatacacagacatgcacacaaacTACACCCATGAATGCAAAGGCACGCAAACCCACAAGCACACAGGCAGATCCCTCACCAAGTGTAAATTTCTAGCCCCCTCTGACCTGTGCTTTTCCTTGGTGAGTTCAGACAACTTCTGCTCCAGACTGTTACCTAAATTCTCAGCTTCTCTTTAGATTCAGTATCCatacaaaaagatgaaatatcTGTGGCCTCAGCACTTCTACAGATGTTCATGTTTTGTAACCAAATCTGGAGCAATGAGCAAAAAGacaacattttaaatacaaacaaGAGGACAGAAACAAAGTCCCAAGACTTCTGGTTCACGGAGGAGCCAATGTAGGTTAATTGGCCAAGTTTTTACCGTCCTTTGGAGAGCTGCAGGTCCAGGAGCCCGAGTAGACTGGAGTCCCAGGGGCAAGGTATCTGATGCCAGCAATGCCTTTACTTTTGCCCATGGTTACAGATGGgacaaaggatattttaaaacagattgCAATAATGAATTGCTCAGAAAGGTGTTGGCAAATTTAAGGGAATCTTTTAAGGGATGGTGAGGTCTCCAGGGCCAGCACACAGTGGCAAACAGCCACAAGGGGAGGGAGTGGTTATGAGAACCTGGTGGGACTTTAGTGTCAAGAGAGGACCCCTGGAAAGGAACTGTGGACAGTCATTATTAACCTATGGTCCAGCAGGgaggaaaacagaataaatgCCCTAacatctccttcttcctttcaaacTCTTGCTTGTGTTTCCCTTGGCCAAGTCCAAAGGACCAGAGACCCTGGTTGGTGTAGCCCATATAGGTCAGACTCCTGACACAAAACAGTGTGAAAAGGCTGGAGAATggatatgaaaggaaaaaaggagactaTCTAGCACACGTTGGCATAGATAACATTTTCTAGTTACAAATTTGTGTGCCAGTTTGTGGATGACAAATATGCTGGTATATTCAACTCTACATACATGCTTCTTTCCTCAGTGTAAAATTACCTCTATAGTTTCCTTATAGAGATTGTAAAATCTTAAAGACCAGGGATAACATTGCATAGATTT
This window encodes:
- the LOC106830769 gene encoding olfactory receptor 1J4-like; the encoded protein is MRPENQSSVSDFLLLGLSIPPEQHGIFFALFLMMYLTMMLGNLLIILLIRLDSSLHTPMYFFLSHLAFSDISLSSVTIPKMLVNMQTQEKSIPFVQCISQMCFFFVFGCLDNFLLAVMAYDRYVAICQPLHYTTLMRQELCVSLVAGSWFFSCAHALLHTFLLVQLSFCANNAIPHFYCDLTVLLKMSCSDISINELVIFTEGGMLFFLPLGSILVSYIWILATILRVPSKKRLFKVFSTCGSHLFVVFLYYGTVAGVYFFSSSGGPNGKDIIASVMYTAVTPMLNPFIYSLRNRDIKRALKIFINRLAS